The Telopea speciosissima isolate NSW1024214 ecotype Mountain lineage chromosome 11, Tspe_v1, whole genome shotgun sequence genome includes the window GTTATTTTTAATATGATTTTTGATCAAGCTATATTCAtaaattagaaaaattaaagcaCACTGTAATTGCTATGATGCTTTGAAATTGTAACCGTCCATTTAGTTAAACAATTTAACAAACTGTCCAGCCTTACCAAATGCTGAATATGAAGCAAGGACGATGATATATGCTGAAGCTCGCTTGATTGAGTACCAGAATGGTTCAATACTACCTGAAGAATTATATGGCGTCTGAAATCGATTTGTAAATGGCTTGTAAGGTACAGTTTCACCCTACAACAAATCAAATCACCATTTTTAGCCTATACATATATTCTAGTTATTGTCTGTACCCTTAGAAATAAGAACCACTATATGAATGAAATGGGGCTAAAGTATCAAATAGAATCAACAATAACAATGGAGTAGTATGTTCATCATTCAAAGTTCTATTGTTTTCCTTTACACATAGAATATTGTGACATATTCTGACAGGATGAAAATTATCAGTATATTTATGAAGGAGCACAATTTTTAGTTCAAGTCAGGCCTATTAGAACTCATAAATTATGGAACATGGAAGGAGAACAATATTAAACAGAACTTCATTATTATTTCATACCTTGATGATTACAAAGAAGGGGCCTCATATATATAGGCCTAAGAGAAACTACTTACCTAATATAAGAGCTACTACTTACCTATAATAGTAGGTGTAAATATGGGtgaaggaatccacatgttggaaactcaatcacctataaGGATTACAATATAATATGATATTATtcatggaagattgagagatatacattgaagattgcataagattatgatactgattcctaatataactaaACTACTTACGTAATGTGTTGATGAGATAACGATGGAAGatccttctcttattctaatactaatatattcctAATATATCTCTAATAAGGCCCTCCTTTCCCACCGGTTGTTCTGTGTTAGGGTTTGTTTATCCCTATTTTGTagtcttccttcttcttcttccttgagtaGCAATGAAGCAAGGGTATTGAATCCTAGAAGTGAACAAGTAGAGAAAGTTCTCTATGTGTTTTTACAATTGTTGCTGATGAATTCACTGCAAAAGTTCCTTGAGTAGCAATGAAGCTAGGGTATTGAATCCTAGAAGTGAACAAGTAGAGAAAGTTCTCTATGTGTTTTTACAATTGTTGCTGATGAATTCACTGCAAAAGTTCCTTGTGTTGCTTGGTAGTGCAAGAGCTAAGTTCCCTAGAAGACATTGCATTTGTGATGTTCAGTGTAActattcttccttttccatATGATGGAATTTTTGGATATCCTATATTTACGTGAGGCTTGATCGTAGGGTTAATATGATTAGAGAATTAAATTTATCTTTCCCTTGCACTACCCAATATATGAATTCTCTTTCATTGTTATACTCTGAATATTTGCATGGTGTAAGATCGAGTTCCTACTTTACATACTCAAGAAGGTAAAAGAATATCCGGAAAATGTTACTCAATTTCTAATTGTGTATTAAGGTTTGGATAGGTTTTGAGTGCTTACATATTGAATATCCAAGTCAACCTCATGATTTCCCACTGTCCATATCCAAGGTTGATAAGCAGCACTTCTTTCTATGAATCTGCCCCATGTATCCCACCTAGTGTTGTCATGAAATGGATAGTTATCTGCATAAGAGAAGTCACCAACATACAACACTGTTTGCCCCTTCAAAGGGTTCATTTGGTAATGAGTAAGTGTGGTATTTGAATTCAAAGTCTGACCAAGGTCCGCTGCAAATCATGTACTAGACTGTGAGATTCACATGAAAGAAATTTTAATGTACACTACTGGAATTGGTCAAGCAAGTGATGAGAGTAATTACATATGAGACCAAATGTATAAGGAACATCAGGCCCAACTGGTGGTGGAGTTATAAACGAAAATTGTCGTGTGGTGTTTCCGACCCCGACCTTGTAGTAGTATGTCGTGTTAAACTGCATAAATGAaagcaaagagaaaaagaagagtttaGTTCTTATTAGATTCATTCTAATTTCTCACTTGTAGCTAGCTAGGATAAGTGCTAGGCACAGGAATGCATTGATAACCTCCAAGTTATTGATGGTGCAGTGATGGATAAAGCCCGAAGAATAGTTGTAGTACTTGTAGGTCAAGTAGAAGCCCTCTGCACTGTATGTCATCGTGCTGTTCTCAGCCCAGTAAAGAACAGTGCTGGAGCCTGGTTCTTCTTGGGTGAGCCAAGACACAATCATACTCTGCCCTACAAGGTCTCCTTGAGTTATATGAACCTAGTAAAAACAAGCTTCACAGTTAGAAAAAGTAAAACCTAAAACTTTAACATAGGAAATATTATTTCAAAGGTGTATCCTGTTGTCACTATGTAAGTGAACTGAGAagttgtaatcttacttttttgccccttgttttattttcgaaagttatttaatgtaaggATAATCTaatcatttcacatggacaatAACAACTTTGAAATTGTCTTAaaaatgataagtcactttcaacttgttttgaagacctttttttttacctataactaaaataacttttgagaataaaactaAGGGAGcgaaaaaagtaaggttacaatcttgttgtaaccaaccaTGGATACACTAATATTTTCCTATTTGAAAACTTGAATTATTTTCAATATCGATCGCAATTAACTATCATTCCAGTTTTTCTaccttgctttttttttcttttttccacaGACCTTTTGAGCTATGTTCCCTTGGTTCACAAggaattttcaaataattatacaAGACCTGGATAGATCAGATTGGTCTAAATTTTATACATGATTTTGGACATTACGTCCACTCAATTGGGTGCCTAGCTGAAATGTTACATGGTAGGTATGTAGCATAATACAAAAACTCTCCCCAATGGTTTAAGAATTGAAGAGCATAATTATGATCCTAGATGGGTGTATTTTGCCTTCACCCACGAtgtaggaaatttttttttctatatataaatTCCCAAAATCTTGAAAAGAATCAAACCAAGGCAAAataatttgacatgtgacctTCCAAGGAATTCCCCAGATAAAGCTAATGGTCAAAATGCCACattctctttaccaaaaaaaaaaaaaatgccacatTCTAGTTTATGCAGTATAAAAGTAATGTGTCTGGGATTGGGTTTCTACAATGGGAGTGTATAAATTTACTCTATaatgataaaaaatagaaagaaatacTAAATAAgacattttttttccctttgattcTTAGAGAATATAAGACCCGAGGGAACAAAATGAATAGAATATTTCCTTTAGTCAAGGACCTTGTTAAAGCGACATAGAGGTAATCTACACAATATCATGAATGTagttttcttcattatttttttaaaaatttaaacaTTATTCTAACAAGTGACAATGTcaaatttaagtaaatattaTTAAAACATAAATTACTGATGATTTAATTCAGAAGAACAATCAGTTGGTAACTTAGtatcccacacacacacacacacacgagtGTCCAATTTAAATCGAACTGGATCGAATAAGTCAAATTGAATCAAACCGATTCAAATAAAATGCAGTTATGTTTGATTATCAGATTTCATAACTGATTCGGCTctcggtttggtttcggatttAACATAGGAATCAAATTTCAGAACCGAAATCAAACCGAATTTGGAGACTAGCATGTTAGGTATATtactatattatattatatatatatatattacaaatGTTAGTATTAGATTACTGCAAgattataatattataatataataatatattatgaCAGGAATAGGGGAAGGAAGTAGGGCAGGATTGCTTCTTGAAAATAAGGACTCGCACCTCCATTTTCATGGAGATCCTATCGCTTTCGGGCTTGGGTGCTTTGGTTAGAGACGGCCAGTAAGCCCGGTTTCTGTTATATATTGTATACTATAGTATATGGACGGAGTATTGGAATTGGAACTGAACCGTGTAAGGATCGAATAAAATCGAATTTTGAAATCGAACAAATTCAATTTCATAACTGATTTAGTTATTGGTTCAATTATGGATCAGACCAACATTCTCtggaaccaaaccaaataacTGATTCGAAACCGATTTACACCCtgacacacacacaaaagagaagaaaagaggagagaggagagagagagagagagagagaacctgcTGTGGTGCATTGTAACCTGGGGGTACACTAAAAACATCGCTGTTAAGTGGCATATCAACGGATGGGTAAGTAACCTTTACATAACTACTAGTGACTCCTCCATTGCAAAGCAGAGCTGAACTCAAGAGAAAACCCACAAGAACTATTGCATGAGTTCCCCAATTCCCCATCTTAGCCATTTTGCAGCCACAGTTCCAAGCCTCCAACTTAGTGAGAATTAAAATCCAATGacccatatatatatagtttctGAATCAGTTGAAGTGAGAATCACTCAGAGAATATTCACTACTTGTTCTCTTGATATGtggggaaaataaaaagaatggaggagacagagaaagagagagatggcatGCTCTTGACTGATTGCACAGGGATAGTTCACTTTCATGGCATGGATTATTTAGTTGTGGTAGGAGTAATTAAACTGAATAATTTGGATTTGTtgttttatcttctcaagtacagcctaatttggtatgatttttatttcaatttcagattgacTTTCATGAAATGGTCaacaaattaaaattgtttggttgcatcaatctgaaatatttcaagaataagaaatccatttggtaattcaatttctatttcattgaaatacggtgcaaaaatcaaatcagACAAATTCCAAAATAGATATCATACCGAATCAGGTCACAGTTCTCCCTTAGCTCTTGCCAATGTTTTATGGGAATGTGTTTCCTACTCATGTTGTGTTTCCTACCTGGTAAAAGAGGCAGTGCGGGTATGGAAGAGCCAATGAGGGACCTCCTACTCGTTCAATCAATAGGGGGCAGAGAGGTCATTCTCTCATATTTTACTTACTAGCATTGTAGAAGTCTTGAGGTCGACAGGCGTTGGGCTTGGCCAAAGCCATGATTTTCAAGTtggggttgggcttgggctgaagTCTCAGTTTGAGCTGTTCTGATTCGGTTGACCctatatttataaatatataaaatggGGAAaggaactctgtccgggagtgtggcctacactagcactcccatgagtctatctctctcctcccatatgaaaaaacacctttgcccccttgttttgaggaggagagagatagagtcatgggagtgctggtgtaggccacactcccgacgGAAAACTACtttccatataaaatatagCCTTTATGACATTGATCACCTTCTTATTCAAAAGCTTTCTAATTGAACTGCTTGTGGAAGGGTAAAAATTGGGGCTGCTATGATCAGTCATGGCCAATCTTGCCCAATCCCGAcccaatcaaaatcaaataaggTCAAGCTAGTCTAGGTTGACTAGAGCCTGACGGGGCTGGCCTGAGCCTTGGTCAAGATATCCCAACCTAACCATGATCGGAGCTGGACCTAAGTTAAGGTAAGGGGACCAAGGGTTAGGctaagattttaaaaaatccagtcTGATTGTACCCCTATATTGCAAGATGCTTTCAAGGCATAAGATAACCATTTTATAGGTAATAAATGGGGTGATATTCTCTGCCCAGGAGGGCACGGGGTGCAGGTTGCACCCACACACATGGGGTGGGATGGGGCGATCATTTCGGTCATTcagggggtggggcggtcattacTTGTTCTCTTGATATGtggggaaaataaaaagaatggaggagaaagagagagagatggcatgCTCTTGACTGATTGCAAAGGGATAGTTCACTTTCATGGCATGGATTATTTAGTTGTGGTAGGAGTAATTAAACTGAATAATTTGGATTTGTTGTTTTACCTTCTCAAGTACAGCctaatttggtatgatttttatttcaatttcggattgactttcataaaatggtcaacaaatagatttttggtcaagaaattaaaattgtttggttgcatcaatctgaaatatttcaagaataagaaatccatttggtagttcaatttcttcTTCGCTAAAATACGGTGCAAAAAACAAATCAGATAACTTcgaaaatagaaatcataccgaATCAGGTCACAGCTCTCCCTTGGCTCTTGCCAATGTTTTATGGGAAGGTGTTTCCTACTCGTGTTGTGTTTCCTACCTGGTAAAAGAGGCATTGTGGGCAGGGCAGAACCAATGAGGGACCTCCTACTAGTTCAATCATAGGGAGCATAGTGGTCATTCTCTCATATTTTATTTACTAGCATTGTAGAAGTCTTGAGGCTTGAGCTCGACAGGGGTTGGGCTTGGCCAAGGCCATGATTTTCAAGCtggggttgggcttgggctgaagTCTCGGTTTGAGCTGTTCTGATTCGGTTGACCctatatttataaatatataaaatggaagaaagaactctgtctgggagtgtggcctacgccagcattaccatgagtctatctctctcctcccatatgaaaagacacctctgctcccttgttttgagaaggagacagacagactcatgggagtgctggtgtaggccacactcccggacaaaaaactacttctcaTATAAAATATAGCCTTTATGACATTGATCACCTTCTCAAAAAACTACTTCTCATATAAAAGCTTGCTAATTGAACTGCTTGTGGAATGGTAAAATTAGGAGCTGCTATGGTCAGTCAAGGCCAATCTTGCCCAGTCCCAACCCAATCAAGATCAAATAAGGTCAAGCTAGGATGGTCTGGCTAGGGCCTTGGTCGAGATATCCCAACCTAGCCTTTGTCCGAGCTGGACCTAAGTTAAGGGGGCCAAGGGTTAGgttaagattttaaaaaatccagtttGATTGCACCCCAATGTTGTAAGATGCTTTCAAAGGATAAGATAACCATCTTATAGGTAATAAATGGGGCGATGTTTTCTGCCCAGGAGGGCACAgggtgcaggctgcacccagacacatagggtgggatggggtgatcatttcggtCATTCAGGGGGGTGGGTAGTCATTtatcccacccccatgtgtctgggcgcatctGCATCCCCAGTGTAGAGaacattttctctttttgtcaGAGCCATAAGCAAAAGGATTATTTCTCCTCCTTTACTATCTATAAAATTTGAACTACAGATCTAATACCTTTTATGCTTTGACTAGTTAGATATAAGATGATTGCacaaaaaaatatgatgaaTGGTAATATAAGATATTTTAAGAACAAAAATCTAGTAGGATAAAATAGACTGAATAGTGTAGTTGAGAAGCGAAGTGAATTTTATAATGGCATGTTATTATACTACTAAATTTTACGATTAAAAAGTTAATATAACCAGTAAGTTCTTGAATTAGTTCCACAAATATGTTAGTAATTATTACAAAAGATTTGATTTGATATAAAGTTTTCCAATGGAATCTATGGATAATCCACCTAGTTGTGCAGCATGGAATACTGATTTGACAATTCTGAGTACGACTACTATAAATCTAGGAAATGGTCAAGATTGTCTAACTGTAAATTTCagacatatatttaattatttttatcttcCCATGTCGTAGAATATTCCCAATGCATTTTTggctttcttttttcaattaggttcattttcctttttatttttagtatatTATTTTAACACTTGTCCTATTCCATTTAGCTGAAACTTGATACGTGGGCAAGGAACCTTCGGATCTAAAtatccataaaatttcagcCCCTTAAACTCTACCACGTGGTAGAGATTTGTATCAACACTGACATACTCTCTGGACCTTCCAAACAAAAAGTctcaattatttattaatttcagACTTAGATTCAAtcattttttccttcccatgtAGTGGAATATACCTAACTCAtttttcactttcctttttttttttggtttttccttcttaaattagtttcatttttttttatattttcagtATTTTATTTTAACACTTGGCCTATGCCATTTAACTGAAACTTGCTATGTGGGTAAGGAACCTTTGGATCTATCAATCCATAAGGCCCTTACACTCTACCACGTGATAGAGATTTATATCAACATTGACATACTCTCTAGACCTTCCAAACAAAAAGtctcaattatttatttatttatttatttcagaCTTAGATTCAATCTTTTTTTCCCATGTAGTGGAATACACCTAACGCATTTTtcgttttccttttttctttcttcaattaGTTTCATTTTCCTTTGTATTTTCAGTATTTTATTTTAACACTTGGTTTATGCCATTTAGCTGAAACTTGCTATGTGGGCAAGGAACGTACCTTTGGATCTATCTATCCATAAGCCCCTTACACTCTACCACGTGGTAGAGATTTATATCAACATTGTCATACCCCCATGTATTATTTGTTTCATtcatttttaaataataatttagGGGCTAgtccgggtcccagataatatttgggtaaataataaaaaaaaaaaaaacaaaaaaacaccagATAGAGGAGACTTAATGAACTAAGCTAGTTATGAGCACTTTTGGAGCTCTTGAACTCAAATTGCCTCTTGTAAAATTTGTAACCTAGCTTAGCTAGCTAGCTAGTTCCTATGCATGCATGTTGCACACATGTTAGGTTGGCAAAACTCACCCCACCCTATCTTGTTGCCATCCCTATTTTGTGGGTTCTGCTATTCTTAATGAAAGAAGAGATAAGTAGGAGAGATAATATTCTTTGAACTGACCATATGCATTGCACACACCTTTCTGAGAACATGCATGTTGAATCTCACTGTATTTTG containing:
- the LOC122646536 gene encoding purple acid phosphatase-like isoform X1, with protein sequence MGHWILILTKLEAWNCGCKMAKMGNWGTHAIVLVGFLLSSALLCNGGVTSSYVKVTYPSVDMPLNSDVFSVPPGYNAPQQVHITQGDLVGQSMIVSWLTQEEPGSSTVLYWAENSTMTYSAEGFYLTYKYYNYSSGFIHHCTINNLEFNTTYYYKVGVGNTTRQFSFITPPPVGPDVPYTFGLISDLGQTLNSNTTLTHYQMNPLKGQTVLYVGDFSYADNYPFHDNTRWDTWGRFIERSAAYQPWIWTVGNHEVDLDIQYGETVPYKPFTNRFQTPYNSSGSIEPFWYSIKRASAYIIVLASYSAFGKYSAQYTWLQNELPKVNRTETPWLIILVHSPLYNSYLNAYMEGEPMRLAFEPWFVQYKVDVVFAGHVHAYERSERVSNIAYNITNGLCTPIYDPNAPVYITIGDGGNIEGLAVLQYPQPYYSAFREASYGHGIFSIKNRTHAFFGWNRNQDGYAVEADSLWFHNRYWYPVNETTTPV